One part of the Azospirillum sp. B510 genome encodes these proteins:
- a CDS encoding ABC transporter substrate-binding protein, translating to MTRTLRNALLGAAFGLALAAGPAGAATIKVGVIAPFSGPFAMFGKTFKDGIAQYQAEHGRTVGADTVEFVYRDLEQTNPAQAKALAQELIVKERVSFLAGFAFTPDAMAVAPLIDEANIPAVVFNAATSAITEKSPRFVRTSFTLWQNTVPLAEHMARRGIKTAVTAVSDYGPGLDGEAAFRATFEKNGGKVADTIRMPLKSNDFAPFMQRIKDTGAEAVYAFLPAGPTTLAFAKAFADNGLKEKGVKLFGPGDITQEPDLPALGDAVLGMTTSFHYSRAHDSAANKAFLAKHRELFGNDDTATFTTVGAYDGTHLIYQMIQNSGGKIDGAKAVESVKGLSWESPRGPVTIDPASRHITQTIYLRTVEKVGDRLENVEKAAFAAQPDYGYKPGK from the coding sequence ATGACGAGGACTCTGCGCAACGCGCTGCTGGGTGCGGCGTTCGGTCTGGCGCTGGCGGCCGGTCCGGCCGGGGCGGCGACCATCAAGGTCGGCGTCATCGCCCCCTTCTCGGGACCGTTCGCGATGTTCGGCAAGACCTTCAAGGACGGCATCGCCCAGTATCAGGCCGAACATGGCCGGACGGTCGGCGCCGACACGGTGGAATTCGTCTATCGCGACCTGGAGCAGACCAACCCGGCCCAGGCCAAGGCGCTGGCGCAGGAGCTGATCGTCAAGGAGCGGGTGTCCTTCCTGGCCGGCTTCGCCTTCACCCCCGACGCCATGGCGGTCGCCCCGCTGATCGACGAGGCGAACATCCCGGCGGTGGTCTTCAACGCCGCCACCTCCGCCATCACCGAGAAATCGCCGCGCTTCGTCCGCACCTCCTTCACCCTGTGGCAGAACACGGTTCCGCTGGCCGAGCATATGGCCAGGCGGGGCATCAAGACGGCGGTGACCGCGGTCAGCGACTATGGTCCCGGCCTGGACGGCGAGGCGGCCTTCAGGGCGACCTTCGAGAAGAATGGCGGCAAGGTGGCCGACACCATCCGCATGCCGTTGAAATCGAACGATTTCGCCCCCTTCATGCAGCGCATCAAGGACACCGGCGCCGAGGCGGTCTATGCCTTCCTGCCCGCCGGCCCGACCACGCTGGCCTTCGCCAAGGCCTTCGCCGACAACGGGCTGAAGGAGAAGGGCGTCAAGCTGTTCGGCCCCGGCGACATCACCCAGGAGCCGGACCTGCCGGCGCTGGGCGACGCGGTGCTGGGCATGACCACCAGCTTCCATTACAGCCGCGCCCACGACTCGGCGGCGAACAAGGCCTTCCTCGCCAAGCACAGGGAGCTGTTCGGCAACGACGACACCGCCACCTTCACCACGGTCGGCGCCTATGACGGCACCCATCTGATCTATCAGATGATCCAGAACAGCGGTGGCAAGATCGACGGCGCCAAGGCGGTGGAGTCGGTCAAGGGGCTGAGCTGGGAAAGCCCGCGCGGGCCGGTGACCATCGACCCGGCCAGCCGCCACATCACCCAGACCATCTATCTGCGAACGGTGGAGAAGGTCGGCGACCGGCTGGAGAATGTCGAGAAGGCGGCGTTCGCGGCGCAGCCGGATTACGGCTACAAGCCGGGCAAGTGA
- a CDS encoding branched-chain amino acid ABC transporter permease: MESVFGIAVDGIAYGMILFIISVGLSVTLGLMRVVNLAHGAFAMVGGYVASYAAQVAGLPYAAALVVAVALTVLATLPLERLLYRRIYGAANELSQVLLTIGLTFVIVAGINSLFGPTLKRIPLPELLTGTVALGPKAIPAHRAFVIGAGAATLLGLWWLLERTDFGIRLRAAVDDPAMAAALGIRTERLYLATFALGTGLAALGGVLGAELLPLEPYYAIRYIVLFLAVVAVGGAGSIFGSAAAALALGIIDSAGKYLIPNFGEFFFYAALILILFRWPHGFFKGRTA, from the coding sequence ATGGAAAGCGTCTTCGGGATCGCCGTCGACGGCATCGCCTATGGGATGATCCTCTTCATCATCTCGGTCGGGCTGTCGGTGACGCTGGGGCTGATGCGGGTGGTCAATCTGGCCCATGGCGCCTTCGCCATGGTCGGCGGCTATGTCGCCTCCTACGCCGCCCAGGTCGCCGGCCTGCCCTATGCCGCCGCCCTGGTGGTCGCGGTGGCGCTGACCGTGCTGGCGACCCTGCCGCTGGAGCGGCTGCTCTACCGCCGCATCTACGGGGCGGCCAACGAGCTGTCGCAGGTGCTGCTCACCATCGGGCTGACCTTCGTCATCGTCGCCGGCATCAACTCCCTGTTCGGACCGACGCTGAAGCGCATCCCGCTGCCGGAGCTGCTGACCGGCACGGTGGCGCTGGGACCGAAGGCGATCCCGGCCCACCGCGCCTTCGTCATCGGCGCGGGAGCGGCGACCCTGCTCGGGCTGTGGTGGCTGCTGGAGCGCACCGATTTCGGCATCCGGCTGCGCGCGGCGGTCGATGACCCGGCGATGGCGGCGGCGCTCGGCATCCGCACCGAGCGGCTCTATCTGGCGACCTTCGCGCTCGGCACCGGGCTGGCGGCGCTGGGCGGCGTTCTGGGGGCGGAGCTGCTGCCGCTGGAGCCCTATTACGCCATCCGCTACATCGTGCTGTTCCTGGCGGTTGTGGCGGTCGGCGGGGCCGGCAGCATCTTCGGCTCGGCGGCGGCGGCGCTGGCGCTCGGCATCATCGACAGCGCCGGCAAATACCTGATCCCCAATTTCGGCGAGTTCTTCTTCTACGCCGCCCTGATCCTGATCCTGTTCCGCTGGCCCCACGGCTTCTTCAAAGGGAGGACGGCATGA
- a CDS encoding branched-chain amino acid ABC transporter permease yields MTSVAERDGKGGPTSGTGPVVPARRRDLDWIGVPLIAAAGLAAYWLLPEDLALLTRIAASALFVLSLDLVLGYGGIATLGQAAMFGTGAYAAGIAAVNWIDDPFALLAVGGLAGGLIALATGALILHARGLTLLMLTIAVGQIVQEVANKARDWTGGSDGLSGIDPAPVFGLFRFDMFGHTAYLFALAVLVAGLVVARRIVRSPFGLACRGVGEDPLRISAIGGSPKAYLVALYGVAGVFAGVAGALTAVTSGIVGLDSAGFSWSAEALVMLVLGGTGRLYGAVIGTVAFMGVHHVLAANDPYHWMAFIGLFLIGIVLFLPGGIASGVERLGGLLRRREDRA; encoded by the coding sequence ATGACGAGCGTCGCCGAGCGAGACGGCAAGGGCGGGCCGACGAGCGGAACCGGACCTGTCGTGCCGGCCAGGCGCCGCGACCTCGACTGGATCGGCGTTCCGCTGATCGCGGCGGCCGGGCTGGCCGCCTATTGGCTGCTGCCGGAGGATCTGGCGCTGCTGACCCGCATCGCCGCCTCGGCGCTGTTCGTGCTGTCGCTCGATCTCGTGCTCGGCTATGGCGGCATCGCCACGCTGGGGCAGGCGGCGATGTTCGGCACCGGCGCCTACGCCGCCGGCATCGCCGCGGTCAACTGGATCGACGATCCCTTCGCCCTGCTGGCGGTCGGCGGGCTGGCCGGCGGGCTGATCGCGCTGGCCACCGGGGCGCTCATCCTGCACGCGCGCGGGCTGACCCTGCTGATGCTGACCATCGCGGTCGGGCAGATCGTGCAGGAGGTCGCCAACAAGGCGCGTGACTGGACCGGCGGCAGCGACGGCCTGTCGGGCATCGACCCGGCGCCGGTGTTCGGCCTGTTCCGTTTCGACATGTTCGGCCACACCGCCTATCTGTTCGCGCTGGCGGTGCTGGTCGCCGGGCTGGTGGTGGCGCGGCGGATCGTGCGCTCGCCCTTCGGGCTGGCCTGCCGCGGGGTTGGCGAGGATCCGCTGCGGATCTCCGCCATCGGCGGCTCGCCGAAGGCCTATCTGGTGGCGCTCTATGGCGTGGCCGGGGTGTTCGCCGGGGTGGCCGGCGCCCTGACCGCGGTGACCAGCGGCATCGTCGGGCTGGACAGCGCCGGCTTCTCCTGGTCGGCGGAGGCGCTGGTGATGCTGGTGCTGGGCGGCACCGGGCGGCTCTATGGCGCGGTGATCGGCACGGTGGCCTTCATGGGCGTGCATCATGTCCTGGCCGCCAACGATCCCTATCACTGGATGGCCTTCATCGGCCTGTTCCTGATCGGCATCGTCCTGTTCCTGCCCGGCGGCATCGCCTCGGGGGTGGAGCGGCTGGGCGGTCTGCTGCGGCGGAGGGAGGACCGGGCATGA
- a CDS encoding ABC transporter ATP-binding protein, whose translation MTRLLEVEGLTKNFGGLQVSADISMTLKAGDRCALIGPNGAGKTTFVNLVTGVIPPSAGTIRLDGRDVTRLSAAERVRLGLIRSFQVARLFKSMTVREHLELAVLQRDRRTFRLFASVAKVAGLADEVAGLLETMGLTQVAHTAVGSLAYGQQRLLEIALALAMKPKVLILDEPAAGVPHSESQRILDAIDRLPKDLAVLMIEHDMDLVFRFARSIIVLAQGRLLCSGTAEEIVADPRVREVYLGSRANAHH comes from the coding sequence ATGACCAGGCTTCTTGAGGTCGAGGGGTTGACCAAGAATTTCGGCGGCCTCCAGGTGTCGGCCGACATCTCCATGACCCTGAAGGCGGGCGACCGTTGCGCCCTGATCGGGCCGAACGGGGCGGGCAAGACCACCTTCGTCAACCTCGTCACCGGGGTGATCCCGCCCAGCGCCGGCACCATCCGGCTGGACGGGCGCGACGTCACCCGGCTGTCGGCGGCGGAGCGGGTGCGGCTGGGGCTGATCCGCAGCTTCCAGGTGGCGCGGCTGTTCAAGTCGATGACGGTGCGCGAGCATCTGGAGCTGGCCGTGCTCCAGCGCGACCGCCGCACCTTCCGCCTGTTCGCCTCGGTCGCCAAGGTCGCCGGGCTGGCCGACGAGGTGGCGGGATTGCTGGAGACCATGGGGCTGACGCAGGTGGCGCACACGGCGGTCGGCTCGCTGGCCTACGGGCAGCAGCGGCTGCTGGAGATCGCGCTGGCGCTCGCCATGAAGCCGAAGGTGCTGATCCTCGACGAGCCGGCGGCCGGCGTGCCCCATTCGGAAAGCCAGCGCATCCTCGACGCCATCGACCGCCTGCCCAAGGATCTGGCGGTGCTGATGATCGAGCATGACATGGACCTCGTCTTCCGCTTCGCCAGATCGATCATCGTGCTGGCGCAGGGGCGGCTGCTGTGCAGCGGCACCGCCGAGGAGATCGTCGCCGACCCGCGCGTGCGCGAGGTCTATCTGGGGAGCCGCGCCAATGCCCACCACTGA